A single region of the Aeromonas hydrophila subsp. hydrophila ATCC 7966 genome encodes:
- a CDS encoding ABC transporter substrate-binding protein — MTNPLLLLLLLCALPLRLWAAEILVISSYHPEYLWDQSYNASLAANLKGDHHISHFYMDTKRRPAEEFDQIAEQALAYYRQVKPDLVVLGDDNAINYLASDIASLGTPVVFLGMNENPRHKGLVGHPKITGVLERPLLKRNISEMSQLMGGIKKALVLFDSSNVALTAIEDEFKTQTELRVGQTRVNSQLIGDYSLWQEAVLNAKQSGYEAIFIGLYHTLSDEQGRHVDENRLLEWTSAHSPVPLFCFWEFSVGKGKAIGGLVLDGRDQGAKAAELVNAILAGAQPKTLAPRAALRGEYVFSKSELARWQLTLPDKWRYKILWRD, encoded by the coding sequence ATGACCAACCCGCTATTGCTGCTACTGCTGCTGTGTGCCCTCCCGTTGCGGTTGTGGGCGGCCGAGATTCTGGTGATCAGCAGCTACCACCCCGAATACCTGTGGGATCAGAGCTACAACGCCAGCCTGGCCGCCAACCTCAAGGGCGACCACCACATCAGCCACTTCTACATGGATACCAAACGCCGCCCCGCCGAGGAGTTCGATCAGATAGCCGAGCAGGCGCTCGCCTACTATCGCCAGGTGAAACCGGATCTGGTGGTGCTCGGCGATGACAACGCCATCAACTACCTGGCCAGCGACATCGCCTCCCTCGGCACCCCGGTGGTGTTTCTCGGCATGAACGAGAACCCGCGCCACAAGGGGCTGGTCGGCCACCCCAAGATCACCGGCGTGCTGGAGCGCCCCCTGCTCAAACGCAACATCAGCGAGATGAGCCAGCTGATGGGGGGGATCAAGAAGGCACTGGTGCTGTTTGACTCGAGCAATGTGGCGCTCACCGCCATCGAGGATGAGTTCAAGACCCAGACCGAGCTGCGGGTCGGCCAGACCCGGGTCAACAGCCAGCTCATCGGCGACTACAGCCTGTGGCAGGAGGCCGTGCTCAATGCCAAACAGAGTGGTTATGAAGCCATCTTTATCGGCCTCTACCACACCCTCAGCGACGAACAGGGCCGCCATGTGGATGAGAACAGGTTGCTGGAGTGGACCAGCGCCCACAGCCCGGTGCCGCTGTTCTGTTTCTGGGAATTTTCGGTGGGCAAGGGCAAGGCCATCGGTGGCCTGGTGCTGGATGGCCGCGATCAGGGGGCCAAGGCGGCCGAGCTGGTCAACGCCATCCTGGCGGGTGCCCAGCCCAAAACCCTGGCACCGCGCGCCGCCCTGCGTGGCGAGTATGTGTTCAGCAAGAGCGAACTGGCCCGCTGGCAACTCACCCTGCCGGACAAGTGGCGCTACAAGATCCTCTGGCGTGATTGA
- the nrdD gene encoding anaerobic ribonucleoside-triphosphate reductase, translating into MKPVVIKRDGCRAPFNAQLIAEAVGRAAEAVNQASPALAERIAAAVTQELEGRGEVDIHEIQNRVENHLMASDDKAIARAYIEYRHDRDQAREARGRLAQEIRGLVEQTNAALLNENANKDSKVIPTQRDLLAGIVAKHYATSHMLPRDVVQAHESGDLHFHDLDYSPFFPMFNCMLIDLKGMLTHGFKMGNAEIDTPKSISTATAVTAQIIAQVASHIYGGTTINRIDEVLAPYVTISWEKHREVALEWGIGDVDAYAMARTEKECYDAFQSLEYEVNTLHTANGQTPFVTFGFGLGDSWQSRLIQRAILSNRIAGLGKNKKTAVFPKLVFAIKDGLNHKQGDPNYDIKQLALECASKRMYPDILNYDQVVKVTGSFKTPMGCRSFLGAYEEHGELVHEGRNNLGVVSLNLPRIALKSRDEADFWDKLDAALRVAKTALMYRIKRLDGVKARVAPILYMEGACGVRLKADDNVSEIFKNGRASISLGYIGVHETINALFGDQVHLFDSAELQQKAIAIIARLKAATDEWKEETGYGFSLYSTPSENLCSRFCRIDAKEFGVVAGVTDKGYYTNSFHLDVEKQVNPYDKLDFEAPYPPIASGGFICYGEYPNIQHNLEALENVWDYSYDKVPYYGTNTPIDECYDCGFTGEFECTSKGFTCPRCGNHDPAKVSVTRRVCGYLGSPDARPFNAGKQEEVKRRVKHM; encoded by the coding sequence ATGAAACCGGTTGTGATCAAACGTGATGGATGTCGCGCACCATTCAATGCCCAGCTGATTGCCGAGGCGGTGGGCCGAGCGGCAGAAGCGGTCAATCAGGCCAGTCCGGCGCTGGCCGAGCGCATTGCCGCCGCCGTCACCCAGGAGCTGGAAGGACGGGGGGAAGTGGACATCCACGAGATCCAGAACCGGGTCGAGAACCACCTGATGGCTTCCGACGACAAGGCCATCGCCCGTGCCTACATCGAATACCGTCACGACCGGGATCAGGCCCGCGAGGCCCGCGGCCGGCTGGCCCAGGAGATCCGCGGCCTGGTGGAGCAGACCAACGCGGCCCTGCTCAACGAGAACGCCAACAAGGACTCCAAGGTGATCCCGACCCAGCGTGACCTGCTGGCGGGCATCGTCGCCAAGCATTACGCCACCAGTCACATGCTGCCCCGCGATGTGGTGCAGGCCCACGAGAGCGGCGATCTGCACTTCCACGATCTCGACTACTCCCCCTTCTTCCCCATGTTCAACTGCATGTTGATCGACCTGAAGGGGATGCTGACCCACGGCTTCAAGATGGGCAACGCGGAGATCGACACTCCCAAGTCCATCAGCACCGCCACCGCGGTCACGGCCCAGATCATCGCCCAGGTGGCGAGCCACATCTATGGCGGCACCACCATCAACCGCATCGACGAAGTGCTGGCTCCCTATGTGACCATCAGCTGGGAGAAGCACCGGGAAGTGGCGCTGGAGTGGGGCATCGGCGATGTGGATGCCTACGCCATGGCCCGCACCGAGAAGGAGTGCTATGACGCCTTCCAGTCGCTGGAGTACGAGGTGAACACCCTGCACACCGCCAACGGTCAGACCCCGTTCGTCACCTTCGGCTTTGGCCTCGGCGACAGCTGGCAGTCACGCCTGATCCAGCGCGCCATCTTGAGCAACCGCATCGCCGGCCTTGGCAAGAACAAGAAGACCGCCGTGTTCCCGAAACTGGTGTTCGCCATCAAGGATGGCCTCAACCACAAGCAGGGCGATCCCAACTACGACATCAAGCAGCTGGCGCTGGAGTGCGCCTCCAAGCGGATGTACCCGGACATCCTCAACTACGACCAGGTGGTCAAGGTGACCGGCTCCTTCAAGACCCCCATGGGTTGCCGCTCTTTCCTCGGTGCCTACGAGGAGCACGGCGAGCTGGTCCACGAAGGGCGCAACAACTTAGGGGTGGTAAGCCTCAACCTGCCGCGCATCGCCCTGAAATCCCGCGATGAAGCGGACTTCTGGGACAAGCTGGACGCCGCCCTGCGGGTAGCCAAGACCGCACTGATGTACCGCATCAAGCGCCTCGACGGGGTCAAGGCCCGGGTCGCGCCCATCCTCTACATGGAAGGGGCCTGCGGGGTGCGCCTGAAGGCGGACGACAATGTCAGCGAGATCTTCAAGAATGGTCGCGCTTCCATCTCCCTTGGCTACATCGGGGTACACGAGACCATCAACGCCCTGTTTGGCGATCAGGTGCATCTGTTTGACAGTGCCGAGCTGCAGCAGAAGGCCATCGCCATCATTGCACGGCTCAAGGCGGCCACCGACGAGTGGAAGGAGGAGACCGGCTACGGCTTCAGCCTCTACTCCACCCCGAGCGAGAACCTCTGCTCGCGCTTCTGCCGCATCGACGCCAAGGAGTTTGGCGTGGTGGCGGGGGTGACCGACAAGGGCTACTACACCAACAGCTTCCACCTCGACGTGGAGAAGCAGGTCAATCCGTATGACAAGCTGGACTTCGAGGCGCCCTATCCGCCCATCGCCAGCGGCGGCTTCATCTGCTACGGCGAGTACCCCAACATCCAGCACAACCTGGAAGCGCTGGAGAACGTCTGGGACTACAGCTATGACAAGGTGCCCTACTACGGTACCAACACCCCCATCGACGAGTGCTACGACTGCGGCTTTACCGGCGAATTCGAGTGCACCTCCAAGGGCTTTACCTGCCCGCGCTGCGGCAATCACGACCCGGCCAAGGTGTCGGTGACCCGCCGTGTCTGCGGCTACCTCGGCAGCCCGGATGCGCGCCCCTTCAATGCGGGCAAGCAGGAAGAGGTGAAGCGCCGCGTCAAACATATGTAG
- the nrdG gene encoding anaerobic ribonucleoside-triphosphate reductase-activating protein, translating to MHYHQYYPVDVINGPGTRATLFVSGCEHQCPGCYNQSTWRLDGGKPFDEAMSDRVIADLNDTRIKRRGLSLSGGDPLHPANVPQVLALVRRVRAECPGKDIWCWTGYLLGELSPAQRELVALLDVLVDGKFEKGLADPGLLWRGSSNQVIHDLNAWREGGERITCLVCS from the coding sequence ATGCACTACCACCAATACTACCCGGTCGATGTGATCAACGGCCCCGGTACCCGCGCCACCCTGTTCGTCTCGGGTTGCGAGCACCAGTGTCCCGGCTGCTACAACCAGAGCACCTGGCGGCTCGATGGCGGCAAGCCGTTCGATGAGGCGATGAGCGATCGCGTCATCGCGGATCTCAACGACACGCGCATCAAGCGGCGCGGACTGTCGCTCTCCGGCGGCGATCCGCTCCACCCGGCCAACGTGCCCCAGGTGCTGGCGTTGGTGCGGCGGGTGCGTGCCGAGTGCCCCGGCAAGGACATCTGGTGCTGGACCGGCTATCTGCTTGGCGAGCTCAGCCCGGCCCAGCGCGAGCTGGTGGCCTTGCTGGACGTGCTGGTGGACGGCAAGTTCGAGAAGGGGCTGGCGGATCCCGGCCTGCTCTGGCGCGGCAGCAGCAACCAGGTCATCCACGACCTCAACGCCTGGCGGGAAGGGGGTGAGCGCATTACCTGTCTGGTTTGCAGTTGA
- a CDS encoding YqaE/Pmp3 family membrane protein, which yields MNNLLKILLAIFLPPVCAFLQVGFSLHFLINIVLTLLGGLPGMVHALWLVVSDKRG from the coding sequence ATGAACAATCTGCTCAAGATCCTGCTGGCCATCTTTCTGCCCCCGGTCTGTGCCTTTCTTCAGGTGGGCTTCAGCCTGCATTTTCTGATCAACATAGTGCTGACCCTGCTCGGCGGCCTGCCCGGCATGGTGCATGCGCTCTGGCTGGTGGTCAGCGACAAGCGCGGCTGA
- a CDS encoding energy transducer TonB, producing the protein MGLKVLLLGTVLGLLGGCASPSPTVKLNQPPLEVTMAELGKYWVQDGEVPPFEPVGGAPAKLPVKGYVEIRYLIDSNGNLFSPEIVASEPPGVLDLIALSGLAKTRYRVSEQNPQAIPVRVVGRYEIEVE; encoded by the coding sequence ATGGGTTTGAAGGTCTTGCTGCTGGGCACTGTGCTCGGTCTGTTGGGGGGCTGTGCCAGCCCCAGTCCTACCGTGAAACTGAACCAGCCGCCGCTGGAGGTGACCATGGCGGAGCTTGGCAAATATTGGGTGCAGGATGGCGAGGTGCCCCCGTTTGAACCGGTGGGTGGCGCGCCAGCCAAGCTGCCCGTCAAGGGCTATGTGGAGATCCGTTATCTCATCGACTCCAACGGCAATCTGTTCAGCCCAGAGATTGTGGCCTCGGAGCCGCCCGGTGTGCTGGACCTGATCGCCCTGTCGGGACTGGCCAAGACCCGCTATCGAGTGTCGGAGCAGAACCCGCAGGCCATTCCGGTACGAGTGGTGGGTCGCTACGAGATTGAAGTGGAGTAA
- a CDS encoding MliC family protein codes for MKHANLLLLGITSLTLLSACERGAGTLSVTGGDPVTYLCEQGQRVQVRYFALSDQSLNFVKLALPDGKDYTLPQSVSASGARYTDDHEAVWWNKGDEGFVEMRDKDGEWQSVYNDCKQQ; via the coding sequence ATGAAGCACGCCAACCTTCTGCTGCTGGGCATCACGAGCCTGACCCTGCTGAGCGCCTGCGAACGCGGCGCCGGCACCCTGAGCGTGACCGGTGGCGACCCCGTCACCTATCTGTGTGAACAGGGCCAACGGGTGCAGGTACGCTACTTCGCCCTCTCCGATCAGAGCCTGAACTTCGTCAAGCTGGCGCTGCCAGACGGCAAGGATTACACCCTGCCGCAGAGCGTTTCCGCCTCCGGCGCCCGCTACACCGACGACCATGAGGCCGTCTGGTGGAACAAGGGAGATGAAGGCTTTGTCGAAATGCGCGACAAGGATGGCGAGTGGCAGAGCGTCTACAACGACTGCAAGCAGCAGTAA
- a CDS encoding substrate-binding periplasmic protein, with protein sequence MARAAYIHWLAITLLLGITCARAEQVLIAAEDDWAPYCALDKQSGQPQGLAPELVKAAFAAEGVDVEFRTIPFARCMYEARSDKVLGCFDATITEENRYQYFWHETPMFEEDLAIFALAREPRRDLKLTSLEQKTVGITLGYTYPTDFMENPRITRFQAKSDAQIIEMLVRGRVDYILMNEMPGYLKIQQKQLSGKVVKVGKISTDGFWLAFSRAHPQGEAMAKRFEEGLQKIRNNGTYEALVRAFEARLGLH encoded by the coding sequence ATGGCACGAGCAGCATACATCCACTGGTTGGCAATCACTCTGCTGCTGGGGATCACCTGTGCCCGGGCAGAGCAGGTGCTCATTGCCGCCGAGGATGATTGGGCCCCCTACTGCGCCCTCGACAAGCAGAGCGGTCAGCCGCAGGGGCTGGCCCCCGAGCTGGTGAAGGCTGCCTTCGCCGCCGAGGGGGTCGACGTCGAGTTTCGCACCATCCCCTTCGCCCGCTGCATGTACGAGGCACGCAGCGACAAGGTGCTCGGCTGCTTCGATGCCACCATCACCGAGGAGAACCGCTACCAGTACTTCTGGCACGAGACCCCCATGTTCGAGGAGGATCTCGCCATCTTCGCCCTGGCCCGCGAACCGCGCCGGGATCTCAAGCTCACCTCGCTGGAACAGAAGACGGTGGGCATCACCCTCGGCTACACCTACCCCACCGACTTCATGGAAAACCCCAGGATCACCCGTTTCCAGGCCAAGTCCGACGCCCAGATCATTGAGATGCTGGTGCGCGGCCGGGTCGACTACATCCTGATGAACGAGATGCCGGGTTACCTCAAGATCCAGCAAAAGCAGCTGAGCGGGAAGGTGGTCAAGGTGGGCAAGATCTCCACCGACGGTTTCTGGCTCGCCTTCTCTCGCGCCCACCCTCAGGGTGAGGCAATGGCCAAGCGCTTCGAGGAGGGGCTGCAGAAGATCCGCAACAACGGCACCTACGAGGCGCTGGTGCGCGCCTTCGAGGCCAGACTCGGCCTGCATTGA
- a CDS encoding DUF2955 domain-containing protein, translated as MTLWHRPLTANELRQCLRIAFGSTTGFLLCKLFGWNYGVFYTVTPVLLLGMVPVMNGHAARQLIAAAVVCGLEVGLLGGLFGGHPGLMVPIAFLLFLYRFAAMSRGSLFLFGANGVLSLSIMLHFASYPQTDLNDLIFSNLWASVLSVLIAYLMTALIPDVEERPKPAPSPKAPHRMRHEALLGASIATLSFMVFQIFDLRDSMSAQATTLLVLFPMHWDGALSYARKRAMGTLLGVSFGLVSQLVLYDWSGLLLLVAPMLWLGAMLFSHAHVKEASGSGVGFGALTTLGILFGQYLTPGNDLVFSALYRVSSILFAIVATLLACYLIHRLLNRFEATRFGY; from the coding sequence ATGACTTTGTGGCACAGGCCCCTCACCGCCAACGAACTGCGCCAATGCCTGCGCATCGCCTTTGGCAGCACCACCGGCTTTCTGCTCTGCAAGCTGTTCGGCTGGAACTACGGCGTCTTCTACACCGTCACGCCGGTACTGCTGCTGGGCATGGTGCCGGTGATGAACGGCCATGCCGCCCGCCAGCTGATCGCCGCCGCCGTGGTCTGCGGGCTGGAAGTGGGGCTGCTGGGGGGGCTGTTTGGCGGCCATCCCGGCCTGATGGTTCCCATCGCCTTCCTGCTGTTTCTCTACCGCTTCGCCGCCATGTCGCGGGGCAGCCTGTTCCTGTTCGGTGCCAACGGGGTGTTGAGTCTCAGCATCATGCTGCACTTTGCCAGCTACCCGCAGACCGATCTCAACGACCTCATCTTCAGCAACCTGTGGGCCAGCGTGCTGTCGGTGCTCATCGCCTACCTGATGACGGCGCTTATCCCGGACGTGGAGGAGCGCCCCAAACCGGCCCCCTCCCCCAAGGCACCGCACCGGATGCGGCACGAGGCGCTGCTTGGCGCCAGCATCGCCACCCTCTCCTTCATGGTGTTCCAGATCTTCGATCTGCGGGACTCCATGTCGGCCCAGGCCACGACCCTGCTGGTGCTCTTCCCCATGCACTGGGACGGCGCCCTGAGCTATGCCCGCAAACGGGCCATGGGCACCCTGCTCGGGGTGAGCTTCGGCCTGGTCAGCCAGCTGGTGCTCTACGACTGGTCGGGACTGCTGTTGCTGGTCGCCCCCATGCTCTGGCTCGGCGCCATGCTGTTCAGCCATGCCCACGTGAAGGAGGCGAGCGGTTCCGGGGTCGGCTTCGGCGCCCTCACCACCCTCGGCATCCTGTTCGGCCAATACCTGACGCCGGGCAACGATCTGGTGTTCAGCGCCCTCTACCGGGTCAGCAGCATCTTGTTTGCCATCGTCGCCACCCTGCTGGCCTGTTACCTCATCCACCGACTGCTTAACCGCTTCGAGGCTACTCGGTTCGGTTATTGA
- a CDS encoding HlyD family secretion protein, with protein MTPDQQFKLWIKWAMGAFVLVFAYFLLADLKMPLTPQAMATRVVTKMAPQVSGKVVEVAVGNNQHVKQGDLLFVLDPAPFELAVEQARLALAQAEQQNRQLDATLNAASADFSSLQTQAALKLREAERIDALYRRHMVSEQQKDDADSAFRTAQANLLASKARMTQARVNRGLPGDDNLLLRQARNRLAQAELNLAYSRVHASQDGIITNLQLKPGSFAAAGAPLLALVSEQVDVIADFREKSLRHVNQDSQALVAFDGEPGRLYPARVTSLDAGVSAGQFDANGLLASPTESDRWVRDAQRLRLHLALEQLPAHLPAGARATVQLLPDNALTGLLARAQIRLLSLLHYIY; from the coding sequence ATGACCCCGGATCAACAATTCAAGCTCTGGATAAAATGGGCCATGGGCGCCTTCGTACTGGTCTTTGCCTACTTCCTGCTGGCCGACCTCAAGATGCCGCTCACCCCGCAAGCCATGGCGACCCGCGTCGTGACCAAGATGGCGCCCCAGGTCAGCGGCAAGGTGGTCGAGGTGGCCGTCGGCAACAACCAGCACGTCAAGCAGGGCGATCTGCTGTTCGTGCTCGATCCCGCCCCCTTTGAACTGGCGGTGGAGCAGGCCCGCCTCGCCCTGGCCCAGGCCGAGCAGCAGAATCGCCAGCTCGATGCCACCCTCAATGCCGCCAGCGCCGACTTCAGTTCGCTGCAGACTCAGGCTGCCCTCAAGCTGCGGGAGGCCGAGCGCATCGACGCCCTCTATCGCCGCCACATGGTCTCCGAGCAGCAGAAGGATGACGCCGACAGTGCGTTTCGCACCGCCCAGGCCAACCTGCTGGCCAGCAAGGCCCGCATGACCCAGGCCCGGGTCAACCGTGGTCTGCCCGGCGACGACAACCTGCTGCTGCGCCAGGCCCGCAACCGCCTCGCCCAGGCCGAGCTCAACCTCGCCTACAGCCGGGTGCACGCCAGCCAGGACGGCATCATCACCAACCTGCAGCTCAAGCCGGGCAGCTTCGCCGCGGCGGGCGCACCGCTGCTGGCGCTGGTCTCCGAGCAGGTGGACGTGATCGCCGATTTTCGCGAGAAGAGCCTGCGCCACGTCAATCAGGACAGCCAGGCACTGGTCGCCTTCGATGGCGAGCCGGGTCGCCTCTATCCGGCCCGGGTCACCAGCCTGGATGCCGGGGTCAGCGCCGGCCAGTTCGATGCCAACGGCCTCCTGGCCAGCCCCACCGAGTCGGATCGCTGGGTGCGCGACGCCCAGCGTCTGCGCCTGCACCTGGCGCTGGAACAGCTGCCCGCCCATCTGCCGGCCGGTGCCCGCGCCACCGTGCAGCTGCTGCCCGACAACGCCCTGACCGGACTGCTGGCCCGCGCCCAGATCCGCCTGCTCAGCCTGCTGCACTACATCTACTGA
- the slyA gene encoding transcriptional regulator SlyA: MMKDLEMLRELSLAERVGRLHRLWRTVADLELAPLGLTHPRWTALWKLSRLGGHLSQKTLAEALEIELPSLMRTLGQLEEQGLVERHCCSQDKRARIVTLTPAGKALLDQIEDRIMEIRRELLAGISQRELEQFEDIVHRICANALGKIGAQCTE; this comes from the coding sequence ATGATGAAGGATCTGGAAATGCTGCGCGAGCTGTCCCTCGCCGAACGGGTCGGCCGACTGCATCGGCTGTGGCGCACCGTGGCCGATCTCGAGCTGGCCCCCCTCGGCCTCACCCATCCTCGCTGGACGGCGCTGTGGAAACTGAGCCGGCTCGGTGGCCACCTCAGCCAGAAGACCCTGGCCGAAGCGCTGGAGATCGAACTGCCCTCCCTGATGCGCACCCTGGGCCAGCTGGAAGAGCAGGGGCTGGTGGAGCGCCACTGCTGCAGTCAGGACAAGCGAGCCCGCATCGTCACCCTGACTCCGGCCGGCAAGGCGCTGCTCGACCAGATTGAAGATCGCATCATGGAGATACGCCGGGAGCTGCTCGCCGGCATCAGCCAGCGGGAGCTGGAACAGTTTGAAGATATCGTGCACCGCATCTGCGCCAATGCCCTCGGCAAGATAGGTGCACAGTGCACAGAGTGA
- a CDS encoding 2-hydroxycarboxylate transporter family protein, translated as MKNLSTPQTRIALFGDRQIAGMPMMIFLGLATCVLFSGWNGSLPLGMVGALALMFVLGTLLTELGERITPIREYLGGGTILAIFGGAALFEYRILPVEAGQVIIGFMKEGGFLNFFIASLVTGSVFGLSGALLKNAAMRYLPVILGGVALALLSVGLVGALMGYGFKNAVLLIGLPIMGGGMGAGAVPLVEILSGPLQMSSADLLSRMVPAVVIANTLAILVGTLLARLGRRYPSLTGNGKLMIKESAAGVAEEKVQAPTLESLGLGLFISSSMFVLGSLLGNFIPMHPFALMILAVAVIKVSGLLPRRYEQAAADWYQFVVSNLTPSLLVGIGVAYTSIPELISAFSVSYFVLVLVTVVSGALGAALVGRMIGFYPIEAAITGGLCMANMGGTGDVAVLSAAQRMTLMPFAQISSRLGGAVMLILATLLISLLA; from the coding sequence ATGAAAAACCTCTCTACCCCACAGACCCGGATCGCGCTGTTTGGCGACCGACAGATTGCCGGCATGCCCATGATGATCTTCCTCGGGCTTGCTACCTGCGTACTCTTCTCGGGCTGGAATGGATCCTTGCCACTCGGCATGGTCGGCGCGCTGGCATTGATGTTCGTGCTCGGCACCCTGCTGACCGAGCTGGGGGAGCGCATCACCCCCATCCGTGAATACCTGGGGGGTGGCACCATACTCGCCATCTTCGGCGGCGCCGCCCTGTTTGAATACCGGATCCTGCCCGTCGAGGCGGGCCAGGTGATCATCGGCTTCATGAAGGAGGGGGGCTTTCTCAACTTCTTCATCGCCAGCCTGGTAACCGGCTCGGTGTTCGGCCTGAGCGGCGCCCTGCTGAAAAACGCCGCCATGCGCTACTTGCCGGTGATCCTGGGGGGCGTCGCGCTGGCGCTGCTCAGCGTCGGTCTGGTGGGCGCCCTGATGGGGTATGGCTTCAAGAATGCGGTGCTGCTGATCGGTCTGCCCATCATGGGGGGCGGCATGGGAGCCGGCGCCGTGCCGCTGGTGGAGATCCTCTCCGGGCCGCTGCAGATGTCGAGCGCCGATCTGCTGTCGCGCATGGTGCCGGCGGTGGTGATCGCCAACACCCTGGCCATCCTGGTGGGGACCTTGCTGGCCCGCCTTGGTCGCCGCTACCCCTCCCTGACCGGCAACGGCAAGCTGATGATAAAAGAGAGTGCCGCTGGCGTGGCCGAAGAGAAGGTGCAGGCGCCGACGCTGGAGAGCCTGGGTCTCGGGCTCTTCATCAGCTCCAGCATGTTCGTGCTGGGCTCATTGCTCGGCAACTTCATCCCCATGCATCCCTTCGCCCTGATGATCCTGGCGGTGGCCGTCATCAAGGTGAGCGGCCTGCTGCCCCGCCGTTACGAGCAGGCGGCGGCTGACTGGTACCAGTTTGTGGTCAGCAACCTGACTCCCTCTCTGCTGGTGGGGATCGGCGTCGCCTACACCAGCATCCCCGAGCTCATCAGCGCCTTCTCCGTCAGCTACTTCGTGCTGGTGCTGGTGACCGTGGTCAGCGGTGCCCTGGGGGCTGCGCTGGTGGGCCGAATGATCGGCTTCTATCCCATCGAGGCGGCCATCACCGGCGGTCTGTGCATGGCCAACATGGGGGGCACCGGTGACGTGGCAGTGCTCTCGGCGGCCCAGCGCATGACGCTGATGCCGTTTGCCCAGATCTCTTCCCGTCTCGGGGGGGCCGTCATGCTGATCCTGGCCACCCTGCTCATTTCGCTGCTGGCATAA